The following are encoded together in the Lactuca sativa cultivar Salinas chromosome 1, Lsat_Salinas_v11, whole genome shotgun sequence genome:
- the LOC111914896 gene encoding uncharacterized protein LOC111914896, translating into MERVKRRKLKFPCLFGVTDETPKARRIQSWCPNNATTDHSLFNFQVGKSTSKQSNQNRKRSSSFLAKLMGKNGISSARPISMQQRITLEKNKVSKSEIPPKKIILLKPNNTECFSIESEVITVPSRITFGLNDRLTHSLSKFSEASLISEAKNKMSSSSSTSVLPSFQDSNHRMSFCHEADADEKIVVYSELLDDDDVMVGYANLYGEIEETGSKSFQEPLNAKSRGMSPLRLSTPIEDVSSHSNHFERLDARLQDIKKQLHILKIESLSTPTQPTHTKKRNLADTSTEPVTWESSFSAHILQSSDIYETAPATIHHPRDPRLFYRIEKCFFKGSVLSKSEKHLLYDYIEHTFIKISKSMVAQGESQLMLSELSIEDQVVKVVEEIDIEEGENFVVNNYDKDPEWLEKNQINNLGKLLSELVLTDLILEVIEN; encoded by the exons ATGGAGAGAGTTAAGAGGAGGAAATTGAAGTTTCCTTGCCTTTTTGGAG TGACTGATGAAACCCCGAAAGCAAGAAGAATTCAATCGTGGTGCCCTAATAATGCAACCACTGATCACAGTTTG TTCAATTTTCAAGTTGGAAAAAGCACTTCTAAACAGAGTAATCAGAACAGAAAACGATCATCCAGTTTTTTAGCCAAACTAATGGGCAAAAATGGAATTTCATCTGCTAGACCTATCAGCATGCAACAAAGAATTACATTAGAAAAGAACAAGGTGTCTAAATCCGAAATTCCTCCAAAAAAGATCATTCTTCTGAAGCCAAACAACACAGAATGTTTTAGTATCGAATCAGAAGTGATAACAGTTCCTTCCAGAATTACATTTGGGCTGAATGATCGACTCACACATTCACTATCGAAATTTTCAGAAGCCTCTCTTATTAGTGAAGCTAAGAATAAAATGTCAAGTTCAAGTTCAACATCTGTTCTTCCATCTTTTCAAGACTCAAATCATAGAATGAGTTTTTGTCATGAAGCTGATGCTGATGAGAAGATAGTGGTATATAGTGAGCtccttgatgatgatgatgtcatGGTAGGATATGCCAATTTGTATGGGGAAATTGAGGAAACTGGTTCAAAAAGTTTTCAG GAACCATTGAATGCAAAATCAAGAGGCATGTCTCCCCTTCGGTTGTCTACTCCTATAGAAGATGTATCTTCCCATTCTAATCACTTCGAGAGACTTGATGCTCGATTGCAAG ATATCAAGAAACAACTTCATATCCTAAAAATCGAGTCTCTATCAACTCCTACACAGCCCACACATACCAAAAAACGCAATCTAGCGGATACATCCACAGAGCCTGTTACATGGGAATCTTCATTCTCAGCACATATCCTACAATCTTCCGATATTTACGAAACTGCCCCTGCCACCATCCACCACCCTAGAGATCCAAGGTTATTCTATCGTATCGAAAAGTGTTTTTTCAAAGGGTCGGTATTGTCAAAATCCGAAAAGCACCTGCTTTATGACTATATAGAACACACATTCATTAAAATCTCAAAGTCAATGGTAGCACAAGGGGAAAGCCAACTGATGCTTTCGGAATTAAGCATTGAAGATCAGGTGGTTAAGGTGGTTGAAGAGATTGATATAGAAGAAGGTGAAAATTTTGTTGTAAATAATTATGACAAGGATCCTGAGTGGCTTGAAAAGAACCAAATCAACAATTTAGGTAAGCTGCTTTCGGAATTAGTATTGACTGATTTAATACTAGAGGTTATAGAAAACTAG